GAGGAGATGTTCCGCTATACCTGCCACCAACTCAGTTCGCGTCAGGAGGAACAGCTGAAGGAGTGTCGCGATGGCCGTGCTTAATTTGGTTCAGGCGATTAACCAGGGTTTGCAACAGGCTTTAATCGAGGATGATCGGGTGCTGGTTTTTGGCGAGGATGTCGCTGTCAACGGCGGGGTGTTCCGTGCGACCGAAGGGCTTTTCGAGCAGTTTGGTGACAAACGCGTCTTTGATACCCCGCTGGCCGAGTCGGGGATTGTCGGTCTGGCGGTCGGTCTGGCGGCCTACGGATTGCGGCCGGTGGCCGAGATCCAGTTTCTCGGGTTCGCCTATGCGGCCATCGACCAGATCTTTACCCATGCCGCTCGCATTCGTGCCCGTTCGCGCGGGCGTTACAGCTGTCCTTTGGTGATCCGCACCCCCTATGGCGGCGGGATCAAGGCTCCGGAGCTGCACGAGGAGAGCAGCGAGGCCTTCTTCTGCCACATGCCGGGGATCAAGGTCGTGGTCCCCTCCACCCCGAGTAATGCCAAGGGGCTGTTGCGCGCAGCTATTCTGGACCCCGATCCGGTGATTTATCTCGAGCCAACCCGTCTGTATCGTCTGCTCAAGGAAGAGGTCGCCGAAGAGGCCTATATCACTCCTCTCGGGCAGGCCCGGATTGC
Above is a genomic segment from Geopsychrobacter electrodiphilus DSM 16401 containing:
- a CDS encoding alpha-ketoacid dehydrogenase subunit beta; the protein is MAVLNLVQAINQGLQQALIEDDRVLVFGEDVAVNGGVFRATEGLFEQFGDKRVFDTPLAESGIVGLAVGLAAYGLRPVAEIQFLGFAYAAIDQIFTHAARIRARSRGRYSCPLVIRTPYGGGIKAPELHEESSEAFFCHMPGIKVVVPSTPSNAKGLLRAAILDPDPVIYLEPTRLYRLLKEEVAEEAYITPLGQARIAQAGDQVTLLAWGSILERSLRAVRDYPVEVIDLQTLSPFDRATILASVAKTGRVLIVHEAAKTGGFGAELAATIAEEGIMSLKAPILRVTGYDVVMPLPLLEDYNLPSEQRIIDAVEELLRYS